One Sporichthyaceae bacterium genomic window, GGCATCAAGACCGTCGGCAATCCCAGTCAGCCCAAGCCGGTCGAGCAGACCGCGGAGGCCAACCAGGGCACGGTTGCCACGACGGTCTCGGCCACCGGCAACCTGGATGCGCCCAAGACGGTGGGTCTGGTCTTCGCCGGGACCCAGCCGGGGCTGGTGACCGATGTGCCGGTCAAGATCGGTGATCAGGTCCAGACCGGGGCGGTGCTGGCCAAGGTCGACAACCGCACCGCGGTCAACGACCTGGACCAGGCCACCGCCGCGTTGGGCACTGCCAAGGCCCAGCTGAAGTCGGCGAAGGAGGAGTTGCACGTCAACCGCAACCAACTCGCCGCCGCGGCCCAGACGTTCAAGAACGCCCGCCTGTCGGTCTTCGAGGCCAAGCAGCGCTTCGGTCTGGACTCGGGCAACACCGACGGGCTGGTCGGGGCCTCGGAGCGGGAGCTGTTCGCCGCCCGCCACGACCTGGCCTTCTCCCGCTCCCGCACCGCGACCAACAGCCACGACGCGACGACCACCGCCACCACCGCCGGCTCTCCGCCGGTCACCACTACGACGAGCGCGACCTCCACCGATCACAACGGGCAGTCCCAGGCCAGCGTGACGGCCTCGTCCTCGCGCAGTTCGGTCGCCGGTGCCGAAAGTGGTGTGGTCACCCAGCAGGTCAACCGCTCCTCCACACTGCTCTCCGATCATCAGAGCGTGCTCACCGCGATCGGGCAGGCCCAGTTGGCGTTGCGTAACGTCGGGGTCGCCTCGGCCACCAACGGCATCGACCACCGCTACGGCACCCCGGCCCTGATCGCCTCGGCCAAGGCCGCCATCGCCTCGGCCAAGGTCCAGGTCGCCATCGCCAAGGTCGCCCTGGACGACACCGTGCTGAAGGCACCCTTCGCCGGGTCCATCGTGTATGTGGCCGGTAACGTCGGGGAAACCCCGGCCTCGGCACCACGTGGCACCACCGCGGTCTCCGCGACCCCCAACGGCCCGGGATCGGTGGAGGACCGCGACGCGGCCACCCAGTCCGGGTTCGTGATCATGGCCGACATGACCCACCGCGAGGTCACCGCCCAGGTCGATGAGGCCGACATCGGCAAGAT contains:
- a CDS encoding biotin/lipoyl-binding protein, giving the protein MNRKKIAINTGLSVILVATAIEGIKTVGNPSQPKPVEQTAEANQGTVATTVSATGNLDAPKTVGLVFAGTQPGLVTDVPVKIGDQVQTGAVLAKVDNRTAVNDLDQATAALGTAKAQLKSAKEELHVNRNQLAAAAQTFKNARLSVFEAKQRFGLDSGNTDGLVGASERELFAARHDLAFSRSRTATNSHDATTTATTAGSPPVTTTTSATSTDHNGQSQASVTASSSRSSVAGAESGVVTQQVNRSSTLLSDHQSVLTAIGQAQLALRNVGVASATNGIDHRYGTPALIASAKAAIASAKVQVAIAKVALDDTVLKAPFAGSIVYVAGNVGETPASAPRGTTAVSATPNGPGSVEDRDAATQSGFVIMADMTHREVTAQVDEADIGKIKPGQKATVTFPATGAVVTGIVGQQDLQETVINNVVEYNVKIDLAGNAAEEKLGQSSSVVITTAEKD